The following proteins are co-located in the Aggregatibacter aphrophilus ATCC 33389 genome:
- a CDS encoding NADH:ubiquinone reductase (Na(+)-transporting) subunit B, which yields MGLKNLFEKMEPAFLPGGKYSKLYPIFESIYTLLYTPGTVTHKNTHVRDALDSKRMMITVFLALFPAIFYGMYNVGSQAIPALNQLGNLDQLISSNWHYALANGLGLDLTLNAGWGSKMALGAIFFLPIYLVVFTVCTMWELLFSVVRGHEVNEGMFVSTILFALIVPPTLPLWQAALGISFGIVVAKEIFGGVGRNFMNPALAGRAFLFFAYPAQISGDLVWTAADGFSGATALSQWSQGGQDALQHTVTGQSISWMDAFIGNIPGSMGEVSTLAILIGGAIIVFTRIAAWRIIAGVMIGMIATSTLFNLIGSETNHMFSMPWYWHLVLGGFALGMVFMATDPVSASFTNTGKWWYGALIGVMAVLIRTINPAYPEGMMLAILFANLFAPIFDYIVVQANIKRRRARTNG from the coding sequence ATGGGTTTGAAAAATCTTTTTGAAAAAATGGAACCCGCGTTTTTACCGGGCGGTAAATACAGCAAGCTTTATCCGATCTTTGAATCGATTTATACCTTGCTTTATACACCGGGTACGGTAACCCACAAAAACACGCATGTTCGTGATGCGTTAGACTCAAAACGTATGATGATCACTGTTTTCCTTGCATTGTTCCCTGCAATTTTTTATGGCATGTACAATGTGGGTAGCCAAGCAATTCCTGCGTTAAATCAATTAGGTAATTTAGATCAGCTGATTTCAAGCAATTGGCATTATGCGTTGGCAAATGGTTTAGGGTTAGATTTAACTTTAAATGCAGGCTGGGGTAGTAAAATGGCACTTGGTGCAATTTTCTTCTTACCAATTTACTTAGTGGTATTTACCGTATGTACGATGTGGGAACTATTATTCTCGGTTGTGCGTGGTCACGAAGTGAATGAAGGGATGTTCGTTTCTACGATTTTATTTGCCTTAATCGTTCCACCAACATTGCCATTATGGCAAGCGGCACTTGGTATCAGCTTTGGTATCGTTGTTGCAAAAGAAATCTTTGGTGGTGTAGGCCGTAACTTTATGAACCCTGCGCTTGCTGGCCGTGCATTTTTATTCTTTGCTTATCCGGCACAAATTTCCGGTGACTTAGTATGGACTGCAGCAGATGGTTTCTCCGGAGCAACTGCACTTTCACAATGGTCACAAGGCGGCCAAGACGCATTGCAGCATACTGTAACCGGTCAATCAATTTCTTGGATGGATGCCTTCATTGGTAATATTCCGGGTTCAATGGGGGAAGTGTCAACCTTAGCAATTTTAATTGGTGGTGCGATTATTGTGTTCACCCGTATTGCGGCATGGCGCATTATCGCGGGTGTTATGATCGGTATGATTGCAACTTCAACATTGTTTAATTTAATCGGTTCAGAAACTAACCATATGTTTTCAATGCCTTGGTATTGGCACCTTGTATTAGGTGGTTTTGCATTAGGTATGGTGTTTATGGCAACAGATCCTGTTTCAGCCTCATTCACTAACACCGGTAAATGGTGGTATGGTGCATTGATCGGTGTCATGGCGGTGTTAATTCGTACCATCAACCCGGCTTATCCTGAAGGGATGATGTTAGCGATTTTATTTGCAA
- the trmB gene encoding tRNA (guanosine(46)-N7)-methyltransferase TrmB, translating into MLEKQSQEQIPTTFADQKRKTVESAEFTADGRYKRKVRSFVLRTGRLSDHQKNAMNQNWATLGLDYQPHPFDFKSIYGNDNPVILEIGFGMGSSLVEMAAQNPDKNYLGIEVHTPGVGACIAYAVEKGVTNLRVICHDATEILRDSIADQSLGGLQLFFPDPWHKARHHKRRIVQPHFIDSLLNKLHAGAFIHMATDWQDYAEHMLEVLQQYPQLRNTSANNDYIPRPDFRPLTKFEQRGHRLGHGVWDLYFIKP; encoded by the coding sequence ATGTTAGAAAAACAATCTCAAGAACAGATTCCAACGACCTTTGCCGATCAAAAACGTAAAACTGTCGAATCTGCCGAATTCACCGCCGATGGTCGTTATAAAAGAAAAGTACGCAGTTTTGTGCTACGTACAGGCCGTTTAAGCGATCATCAAAAAAACGCTATGAACCAAAACTGGGCAACATTAGGTTTGGATTACCAACCACACCCATTTGATTTCAAAAGTATTTATGGAAACGATAATCCCGTTATTTTGGAAATCGGCTTCGGTATGGGCAGTTCCCTTGTGGAGATGGCGGCACAAAATCCCGACAAAAATTACCTAGGTATTGAAGTACATACGCCGGGCGTCGGTGCCTGTATTGCTTACGCGGTGGAAAAAGGCGTGACGAACCTGCGTGTGATTTGTCACGATGCCACCGAAATTCTACGTGACAGCATTGCCGACCAAAGCCTTGGCGGTTTGCAACTATTCTTTCCGGATCCGTGGCACAAAGCCAGACACCACAAACGTCGTATTGTGCAACCGCACTTTATTGACAGTCTATTGAACAAATTACACGCGGGAGCTTTCATTCACATGGCGACCGATTGGCAAGATTACGCCGAACATATGTTGGAAGTGTTACAGCAATATCCGCAGTTGCGTAACACGTCTGCCAACAACGACTATATTCCACGTCCTGATTTTCGTCCGTTAACCAAGTTTGAACAACGCGGTCATCGCCTAGGACACGGCGTGTGGGATTTATATTTCATCAAACCTTAA
- a CDS encoding YajG family lipoprotein, translating to MKFNVKTLAIGSILLSGVLLTGCQSEPNTLSFTPATPQATMNVNQSAVVFVSTRDMRQTPEISSYVADGKVVKLSASPSVTELFQQVEQQNLISKGFRIGMANNSNAAVTVDVQEFIAKVNQGNLRYDIDSKIQLAIHVQGRRGQFTKNINATRSHSGAFSARNAEIQKVLGETFNEVVQSIYMDQEITNAINQYAN from the coding sequence ATGAAATTTAATGTTAAGACTCTGGCTATCGGCTCTATTTTGCTTTCCGGCGTATTATTAACCGGCTGTCAAAGCGAACCGAATACACTTAGTTTTACACCGGCAACACCGCAAGCCACTATGAATGTCAACCAATCGGCTGTCGTTTTTGTCAGCACCCGTGATATGCGTCAAACACCTGAGATTTCCAGCTATGTAGCCGACGGCAAAGTGGTCAAATTATCTGCTTCACCAAGCGTAACCGAATTATTCCAACAGGTTGAACAACAAAACCTTATCAGCAAAGGCTTCCGTATTGGCATGGCAAATAACTCTAACGCGGCAGTGACTGTAGATGTACAAGAATTCATTGCCAAAGTTAATCAAGGCAATTTACGTTACGACATTGATAGCAAAATTCAATTGGCAATTCATGTTCAGGGGCGCCGTGGTCAATTTACCAAAAATATCAATGCCACCCGAAGCCACTCCGGCGCCTTCTCTGCAAGAAATGCCGAAATCCAAAAAGTATTGGGTGAAACCTTTAACGAAGTGGTCCAATCCATTTACATGGACCAAGAAATCACCAATGCAATTAATCAATATGCAAATTAA
- a CDS encoding YggL family protein, which translates to MAIKRNQRQRKKMHLAEFQELGFLVKWQFAEGTSVEQIDNTVDRFIAEVIKPNGLAYEGSGYLHWEGLVCLEKIGKCDANHQELVKNWLTQNGLQQIEISELFDIWWEYPAGA; encoded by the coding sequence ATGGCTATCAAACGTAACCAAAGACAACGCAAAAAAATGCACCTTGCCGAATTCCAAGAATTAGGCTTTTTAGTGAAATGGCAATTCGCCGAAGGCACATCCGTTGAACAAATCGACAATACCGTTGACCGCTTCATCGCCGAAGTTATTAAACCTAACGGATTGGCCTACGAAGGTAGCGGCTATTTACACTGGGAAGGCTTGGTTTGCTTAGAAAAAATCGGCAAATGTGATGCCAACCATCAAGAATTGGTGAAAAATTGGTTAACCCAAAATGGCTTGCAACAAATTGAAATCAGCGAATTATTTGATATTTGGTGGGAATACCCGGCCGGAGCATAA
- the mltC gene encoding membrane-bound lytic murein transglycosylase MltC, producing the protein MKKYLILALIPFLYACGGGSSHHKGLDYDEAFAKDTRGLDILTGQFANNIDRIWGVNELLVASRKDYVKYTDQYYTRSHVSFDEGLITIETQADLNRLHNSIVHTLLMGSDANGIDLFASGDVPISNRPFLVGQVIDNLGGSIANQFTASNFATYLIQNKLQTRRLANGNQVQFVVIPMIANHVEVRAQKYIPIVRKVARRYGLDESLILGIMQTESSFNPYAISYANAMGLMQVVPHTAGRDIFQMKGLSGQPSKSYLFDPEKNIDAGAAYLWLLQNKYLDGISNPTSKRFAMISAYNSGAGAVLRVFNDDKDAAIMQINQLYPEQVYRILTTSHPSAQARNYLVKVDKAQKSYRVRR; encoded by the coding sequence ATGAAGAAGTATTTAATTCTGGCGTTAATTCCGTTTTTGTATGCTTGTGGTGGCGGAAGTTCTCATCACAAGGGATTAGATTATGACGAGGCCTTTGCGAAAGATACGCGCGGCTTGGATATTTTAACCGGGCAATTTGCGAATAATATTGACCGCATTTGGGGGGTAAACGAATTATTGGTAGCAAGTCGTAAAGACTATGTGAAATATACCGATCAATATTACACCCGTAGCCATGTGAGTTTTGACGAAGGTTTGATTACCATTGAAACGCAAGCGGATTTGAATCGATTGCATAATTCCATCGTGCACACATTGTTAATGGGTTCTGATGCTAACGGGATCGATTTATTTGCTTCCGGTGATGTGCCGATTAGTAATCGTCCGTTCTTGGTTGGGCAGGTCATTGATAATTTAGGCGGTTCAATTGCCAATCAATTTACAGCTAGCAATTTTGCGACTTATTTAATTCAGAATAAATTGCAAACCCGTCGTTTAGCGAACGGTAATCAAGTGCAATTTGTGGTGATCCCAATGATTGCCAACCATGTGGAAGTGCGTGCACAAAAATATATTCCGATTGTACGTAAAGTGGCTCGTCGTTATGGCTTGGATGAGAGTTTGATCCTCGGGATTATGCAAACGGAATCGAGTTTTAACCCGTATGCGATTAGTTATGCTAACGCCATGGGCTTAATGCAAGTGGTGCCGCATACCGCAGGACGTGATATTTTCCAAATGAAAGGGTTAAGTGGTCAGCCGAGCAAGAGTTATTTATTTGATCCGGAGAAAAATATTGATGCCGGGGCAGCTTATTTATGGTTGTTACAAAATAAATATTTAGATGGTATCAGCAATCCGACATCAAAACGCTTTGCGATGATTTCAGCTTATAACAGTGGTGCAGGTGCCGTGTTGCGGGTATTCAATGACGATAAAGATGCAGCGATTATGCAAATTAATCAACTGTATCCTGAGCAGGTTTATCGCATATTGACTACCAGCCATCCGTCTGCGCAGGCTCGTAATTATCTGGTGAAAGTGGATAAGGCACAAAAGAGTTACCGCGTAAGACGTTAA
- a CDS encoding carboxymuconolactone decarboxylase family protein, which translates to MFADWKNDVAHVKKSFGELGKKYPKMLQAYGALGAAAAEGNVLDAKTRELIALAVAVTTRCESCIGVHAADAVKAGATEEEVAAALAMSIALNAGAAYTYSLRALEAYNEQK; encoded by the coding sequence ATGTTTGCAGATTGGAAAAATGATGTTGCCCACGTAAAGAAATCTTTCGGCGAATTGGGTAAAAAATATCCGAAAATGTTACAGGCTTACGGCGCACTAGGCGCGGCCGCTGCAGAAGGCAACGTGTTAGATGCCAAAACCCGTGAATTAATCGCGCTTGCTGTGGCTGTGACTACCCGTTGTGAAAGCTGTATCGGCGTGCATGCTGCAGATGCAGTAAAAGCCGGTGCAACTGAAGAAGAAGTAGCTGCCGCATTAGCTATGTCTATCGCGTTAAACGCAGGCGCAGCTTATACTTATTCCCTTCGCGCGTTAGAAGCCTATAACGAGCAAAAATAA
- the mutY gene encoding A/G-specific adenine glycosylase, with translation MLAQSTPNAPFAQAVLTWYDKFGRKHLPWQQNKTLYGVWLSEVMLQQTQVATVIPYFERFVKTFPNLTALADAPLDEVLHLWTGLGYYARARNLHKAAQVMRDQYCGKFPTEFEQVLALPGVGRSTAGAILSSCLNAPYAILDGNVKRVLSRYFAVNGWPGEKKTEDRLWQLTGEVTPNTQVADFNQAMMDLGAMVCTRSKPKCGLCPLQSNCRANAEQNWQAYPGKKPKKALPERDSYFLLLEKDGKVALEQRENAGLWGGLYCFPQFADKEELLAYLASNGIQQYQEWAAFRHTFSHFHLDIYPIYARFDDQTNPEDVDRSDWKKVAEKQNQYQSALLSAVKYWYDPQNPDPIGLATPVKNLLTQYVRNRYGKNGVL, from the coding sequence ATGCTGGCACAATCAACTCCAAATGCGCCTTTTGCGCAGGCTGTACTGACTTGGTATGACAAGTTTGGGCGTAAGCATTTACCTTGGCAACAAAATAAAACTTTATATGGCGTTTGGTTGTCGGAAGTTATGTTGCAGCAAACGCAAGTGGCGACGGTAATTCCTTATTTTGAGCGATTTGTGAAAACGTTCCCGAATTTGACCGCACTTGCCGATGCGCCGTTAGACGAAGTGTTGCATTTATGGACGGGCTTAGGTTATTACGCACGGGCGCGCAATTTACATAAAGCGGCACAAGTGATGCGTGATCAATACTGTGGCAAATTTCCGACAGAATTTGAACAGGTGTTGGCCTTACCCGGCGTGGGGCGCAGCACGGCAGGTGCAATTTTGTCCTCTTGTTTAAATGCACCTTATGCCATTTTAGACGGCAACGTGAAGCGGGTGTTGTCCCGTTATTTTGCGGTGAACGGTTGGCCGGGGGAGAAGAAAACGGAAGATCGCCTATGGCAGCTGACGGGCGAGGTGACGCCGAATACTCAGGTGGCGGATTTTAATCAGGCAATGATGGATCTTGGCGCGATGGTGTGCACCCGTTCCAAACCGAAGTGTGGTCTTTGTCCATTGCAGTCAAATTGCCGAGCGAATGCCGAACAAAATTGGCAGGCGTATCCGGGGAAAAAACCGAAGAAAGCGTTGCCGGAGCGGGACAGTTATTTTTTGCTATTGGAAAAAGACGGTAAAGTCGCGTTGGAACAGCGGGAAAATGCCGGTTTGTGGGGCGGGTTATATTGTTTTCCGCAATTTGCCGATAAAGAGGAATTATTGGCGTATCTGGCATCAAACGGAATTCAGCAATATCAAGAGTGGGCGGCATTTCGCCATACATTCAGTCATTTTCATTTGGATATTTATCCGATTTATGCCCGATTTGACGATCAAACAAATCCCGAGGATGTGGATCGTTCCGATTGGAAAAAAGTGGCTGAAAAGCAAAATCAATATCAATCCGCGCTATTAAGTGCGGTCAAATATTGGTATGATCCGCAAAATCCCGATCCCATCGGCCTCGCCACGCCGGTGAAGAATTTGTTAACTCAGTATGTAAGGAATCGTTATGGCAAGAATGGTGTTTTGTGA
- a CDS encoding BolA family protein has translation MSKQQELETRLSLEFRPHFMAIENESHMHSSGRGDSSHFKVVIVSDVFEGISKVARHRKIYQFLAQDLQNGIHALALHLYTKEEWLALGQSFPKSPNCLGVGQ, from the coding sequence ATGTCAAAACAGCAGGAGTTGGAAACGCGATTATCATTGGAATTTCGACCGCACTTTATGGCTATTGAGAACGAAAGCCATATGCATAGTTCGGGGCGCGGCGACAGCTCACACTTTAAAGTGGTGATTGTCAGTGATGTGTTTGAGGGGATAAGTAAAGTTGCGCGTCATCGCAAAATCTATCAATTTTTAGCGCAAGATTTGCAAAACGGTATTCACGCGTTGGCATTGCACCTATACACCAAAGAAGAATGGTTGGCGTTAGGGCAGAGTTTTCCTAAATCACCAAATTGTCTTGGTGTTGGTCAGTGA
- a CDS encoding cupin domain-containing protein codes for MDCLDKLIQLAQVSGEVNIRCLFQGQWQIQPNITENQYVGAFHLIEQGECWLTLGERQIHLQAGDIFFLPQNRPHLIAGQAQNLSENNVPQQQDNDSTLFKVYSIGQNSADLKMFCGLFYYSKPSLLIDALPEYLHLSLNGTPVQSVVQLMQQEADNHQQGAKSLIDALVTVLFIYILRHGLQENLLHCGLLAAFQDKRLGKVLQQLFNAPQQAWNMDALAELAAMSRANFMRVFQQKIGMAPGKFLTQLRLQEAALLLNKTQKSVLSVALDVGYQSEAHFSKTFKALYGVSPSQYRKAEQV; via the coding sequence ATGGACTGTTTAGATAAACTCATTCAGCTGGCGCAGGTAAGCGGTGAAGTGAACATTCGCTGCCTGTTTCAAGGGCAGTGGCAAATTCAACCGAATATCACCGAAAACCAATATGTGGGCGCATTTCACTTGATTGAACAAGGAGAATGCTGGCTCACGTTAGGTGAACGGCAAATTCATTTGCAGGCGGGGGATATATTTTTTCTTCCGCAAAATCGACCGCACTTAATTGCCGGGCAGGCTCAAAATTTGTCGGAAAATAATGTACCGCAACAACAAGACAACGATTCTACGTTGTTTAAAGTGTATAGCATCGGACAGAATTCGGCGGATTTGAAAATGTTCTGTGGTTTGTTTTATTACAGCAAACCTTCCTTGCTAATTGATGCCTTGCCGGAATATTTGCATTTGTCGCTTAACGGCACGCCTGTGCAATCGGTCGTTCAATTAATGCAACAGGAAGCCGATAACCATCAACAGGGAGCAAAATCGCTGATTGATGCTTTGGTTACTGTGTTGTTTATTTATATTTTACGCCATGGATTGCAGGAAAATTTACTTCATTGCGGATTATTGGCGGCTTTTCAAGATAAGCGCTTGGGCAAGGTGTTACAACAGTTATTTAATGCGCCGCAGCAAGCGTGGAATATGGACGCATTGGCAGAACTGGCAGCGATGTCGCGGGCGAATTTTATGCGGGTATTTCAACAAAAAATCGGCATGGCGCCGGGCAAATTTTTAACCCAGTTACGCTTGCAAGAAGCCGCGTTATTATTAAATAAAACACAAAAAAGCGTGTTGTCGGTGGCGTTGGATGTCGGCTATCAATCGGAGGCGCATTTCAGCAAAACCTTTAAAGCACTATACGGCGTTAGTCCAAGCCAATATCGAAAAGCCGAACAGGTTTAG
- a CDS encoding Na(+)-translocating NADH-quinone reductase subunit A: MITIKKGLDLPIAGKPEQVIRDGNTVTEVALLGEEYVGMRPSMKVREGDVVKKGQVLFEDKKNPGVIFTAPASGTITAIHRGEKRVLQSVVIRIEGDESISFTKYAANELSSLTSEQVRKNLQESGLWTAFRTRPFSKVPAVDGVPSSIFVNAMDTNPLAADPAVIISEYEKDFVNGLTILSRLHEGNIHLCKAPENKIPASHASNVVINEFSGPHPAGLSGTHIHFIDPVGIGKTVWYVNYQDVIAIGKLFTTGELYTERVVSLAGPQVKEPRLVRTVIGANLSQLTKDEISAGENRVISGSVLCGNTAKGAHDYLGRYALQVSVIAEGNEKELLGWITPQPNKYSITRTVLGHFSKKLFNFTTAENGGERAMVPIGSYERVMPLDILPTLLLRDLIVGDTDGAQALGCLELDEEDLALCSFVCPGKYEYGSILRHVLDKIEKEG; the protein is encoded by the coding sequence ATGATTACGATTAAAAAAGGCTTGGATCTTCCTATTGCAGGAAAACCGGAGCAGGTAATCCGTGACGGAAACACCGTTACCGAAGTTGCTTTGCTTGGTGAAGAGTATGTGGGAATGCGCCCTTCTATGAAGGTTCGCGAAGGGGATGTGGTGAAAAAAGGTCAGGTGCTTTTTGAAGATAAAAAGAACCCTGGTGTTATCTTTACCGCACCTGCGAGTGGCACTATCACGGCAATTCACCGCGGGGAGAAGCGAGTATTGCAATCGGTGGTAATTCGTATTGAAGGAGATGAATCCATTTCTTTCACTAAGTATGCTGCCAACGAGTTAAGCTCTTTAACATCAGAGCAGGTTCGTAAAAATTTACAAGAGTCCGGTTTATGGACGGCATTTCGTACCCGTCCGTTCAGCAAGGTTCCCGCTGTAGACGGCGTACCTTCTTCCATTTTTGTAAATGCCATGGATACCAATCCATTGGCGGCGGATCCTGCGGTGATTATTTCCGAATATGAGAAAGATTTCGTCAATGGTTTAACCATATTAAGTCGTTTACATGAAGGAAATATTCATTTGTGTAAGGCGCCTGAAAATAAGATCCCGGCATCTCATGCGAGTAATGTGGTGATTAATGAATTTTCAGGTCCTCATCCGGCAGGATTAAGCGGGACCCATATTCACTTTATCGATCCTGTAGGGATTGGCAAAACCGTTTGGTATGTTAATTATCAGGATGTGATTGCTATCGGCAAATTATTCACCACAGGTGAACTTTACACCGAACGTGTGGTTTCTCTTGCCGGTCCGCAAGTGAAAGAACCACGTTTGGTACGTACCGTGATCGGTGCAAATCTTTCTCAATTAACCAAAGACGAGATAAGTGCGGGTGAAAATCGTGTGATTTCAGGCTCTGTACTTTGTGGTAATACCGCGAAAGGTGCACATGATTATTTAGGTCGTTATGCCTTGCAGGTGTCTGTAATTGCAGAAGGTAATGAAAAAGAACTGCTTGGCTGGATTACACCTCAACCAAATAAATATTCCATTACCCGGACCGTATTGGGTCATTTTAGTAAAAAATTATTCAACTTTACCACTGCAGAAAATGGTGGTGAGCGTGCAATGGTACCAATCGGTAGCTATGAGCGTGTGATGCCGTTGGATATTTTACCGACATTATTATTACGTGATTTAATCGTGGGCGATACCGATGGCGCACAAGCGTTAGGTTGTCTTGAATTAGACGAAGAAGACTTGGCGTTATGTTCTTTTGTTTGCCCAGGCAAATATGAATACGGTTCAATCTTGCGTCACGTTTTAGATAAGATTGAGAAGGAAGGTTAA
- a CDS encoding oxidative damage protection protein → MARMVFCERLKQEAEGLDFQLYPGELGKRIFDSISKQAWGEWMKKQTMLVNEKKLNMMNVEHRKLLEQEMVSFLFEGKDVHIEGYTPPEAK, encoded by the coding sequence ATGGCAAGAATGGTGTTTTGTGAACGTTTAAAACAAGAAGCGGAAGGCTTGGATTTTCAATTATATCCGGGCGAATTGGGTAAACGTATTTTCGATTCCATTAGTAAACAAGCGTGGGGCGAATGGATGAAAAAACAAACCATGTTGGTTAACGAGAAAAAATTAAACATGATGAACGTAGAGCATCGTAAATTGTTAGAGCAAGAAATGGTGAGTTTCCTGTTTGAAGGCAAAGATGTTCATATTGAAGGTTATACCCCACCTGAAGCGAAGTAA
- a CDS encoding ABC transporter ATP-binding protein, which produces MLNKIFSWFENRLNPYPDQSPKTLENGLFRFIWSSIEGMKGWILLLAVLTIGNGVMEAMLFQFMGLLVDWLGAYTPTTLWQEKGHLLMGMGGLLVFSIIWLFLASSVRLQTLQGVFPMRLRWNFHRLMLGQSLSFYQDEFAGRVSAKVMQTALAVRDTVLTIADMLVYVVVYFVTSGLVLASLDSWFLVPFFVWIVLFITILRFLIPRLSKTAQRQADARSLMTGRITDAYSNIATVKLFSHGAREAGYAKRSMEEFMVTVHAQMRLATSLDSLTYINNVVLILSTAIIGVLLWQQGLVGVGAIATSTAMALRVHGLSRWIMWESARLFENIGTVNDGMNTLTKPQTILDKPNCPPLNVTRGEIKFNDLSFAYDPAKPLLSHFNLTIKPGEKVGLIGRSGAGKSTIVNLLLRFYEAQQGTITIDGQNIMDVQQESLRSQIGLVTQDTSLLHRSVRDNIVYGRPSATEQEMFDAAERAEAADFIPFLSDAQGRKGYDAHVGERGVKLSGGQRQRIAIARVMLKDAPILLLDEATSALDSEVEAAIQESLDKMMENKTVIAIAHRLSTIAAMDRLIVLDHGQIVEQGTHAELLEQNGLYAKLWQHQSGGFLSGHVD; this is translated from the coding sequence ATGTTAAATAAAATTTTTAGTTGGTTTGAGAATCGCTTGAACCCCTATCCCGATCAATCGCCGAAAACGCTGGAAAACGGTTTGTTCCGCTTTATTTGGTCGAGCATCGAGGGCATGAAAGGTTGGATTTTGCTGTTAGCGGTACTGACGATTGGAAACGGCGTGATGGAAGCCATGTTGTTCCAATTTATGGGCTTGTTGGTGGATTGGTTGGGGGCTTATACACCGACAACCTTATGGCAGGAAAAAGGCCATTTACTCATGGGAATGGGGGGCTTGTTAGTCTTCAGCATTATTTGGTTGTTTTTAGCCTCCTCCGTGCGTCTGCAAACCTTACAAGGTGTGTTCCCAATGCGCCTGCGTTGGAATTTCCATCGTCTGATGTTGGGACAAAGTTTAAGTTTTTACCAAGACGAATTTGCCGGACGCGTTTCCGCGAAAGTGATGCAAACCGCTCTTGCGGTGCGCGATACCGTGCTCACTATCGCCGATATGTTGGTTTATGTGGTGGTGTATTTTGTGACCTCGGGCTTGGTGTTGGCATCATTGGATAGTTGGTTTCTCGTGCCTTTCTTCGTTTGGATTGTGCTGTTTATCACCATTTTGCGTTTCTTGATTCCGCGACTTTCCAAAACGGCCCAGCGTCAGGCTGATGCCCGTTCATTAATGACGGGGCGAATCACCGATGCCTATTCCAATATTGCTACCGTAAAATTGTTTTCTCACGGTGCTCGTGAAGCGGGTTACGCCAAACGTTCTATGGAAGAATTTATGGTTACAGTGCACGCCCAAATGCGTTTGGCAACCTCGCTAGACAGCTTGACTTATATTAACAACGTCGTGCTGATTCTAAGTACTGCAATCATTGGTGTACTTCTATGGCAACAAGGGTTGGTCGGCGTCGGTGCCATTGCCACATCCACCGCGATGGCGTTGCGCGTTCATGGCTTGTCCCGTTGGATTATGTGGGAATCGGCACGCTTGTTTGAAAATATCGGTACGGTAAATGACGGTATGAATACGCTGACCAAGCCGCAAACTATTTTGGATAAACCAAATTGCCCACCGTTAAATGTTACGCGTGGCGAGATTAAATTTAACGACCTGAGCTTTGCCTATGATCCGGCAAAACCTTTGTTGAGCCATTTTAATTTAACCATTAAACCGGGTGAAAAAGTGGGATTGATTGGGCGTTCCGGCGCGGGTAAATCCACGATTGTGAATTTGCTTTTACGCTTTTATGAAGCGCAACAAGGCACTATCACCATTGACGGGCAAAATATCATGGACGTGCAACAGGAAAGCCTGCGCAGTCAAATCGGCTTGGTGACGCAAGATACGTCGTTATTGCACCGTTCCGTGCGTGATAACATCGTGTACGGCAGACCAAGTGCCACCGAGCAGGAAATGTTTGATGCCGCTGAACGTGCCGAAGCGGCGGATTTTATTCCGTTTTTAAGCGATGCGCAGGGACGCAAAGGGTATGATGCCCATGTTGGCGAACGTGGCGTGAAACTCTCCGGCGGACAACGCCAGCGTATTGCCATCGCCCGCGTGATGTTAAAAGATGCGCCGATTTTGTTATTGGACGAAGCCACCAGCGCGCTGGATTCTGAAGTGGAAGCGGCGATTCAGGAAAGTTTGGATAAAATGATGGAAAACAAAACCGTTATCGCCATCGCTCACCGTTTATCTACGATTGCCGCGATGGATCGTCTGATTGTGTTGGATCACGGACAAATCGTGGAACAAGGTACTCATGCTGAATTACTCGAACAAAACGGTCTCTATGCCAAATTATGGCAACACCAAAGCGGTGGTTTCTTAAGCGGGCATGTGGATTAA